The Polypterus senegalus isolate Bchr_013 chromosome 1, ASM1683550v1, whole genome shotgun sequence genomic sequence ACATCTGCAGGATAAAAAGAAGAGCATGAGTGAGAATAAAGTGATTTTGCTGATCTCCCTGACAATGGAGCTCTGAGGCACATccagatatttcctttttttttttttttttttattaaaatatatatatatatatatactacgaTGCTTTGTGAGACCATGCTACGCTTTATTTCCCTCAAGTTTGGTCGTCTGTATCGATGTTTAAAATTCCTCTTTGTTGTTAGCTTGTTTGTCATATTGGTAATGAACACTCACAACCTGTTTGCCTCATTCCAGAAGAATGAACTCACGGACCGCCGCTTTGTAAACCTCAACAAGTGCCCAGCTTGCTTTGGTACAAGTTGGTGCCGTAAGTTTATGAATGGGCAGATCTCCTTTGAGACATGGGGACGTTTGAGATTTCTTGACTTTTTCAATGTGAAGAATGTTTATTTTGCACAGTATGGTGAGCCAAGGGAAGGTACCAGACGCATTGTCCTTAAACGTTTGGGTTCAAATCAGGAGCTAATGGACATTGACCAAAAGATTTGTAAAAGAGCCACAGGACGGCCTCGCTGTGACTTAATACAAGCAATGTACAAGACAGAATTTGCCCGTTTAAATGGTGATGTGCGATTACTGACACCAGAGGTAGTTGAAGGGTGGTCAGATCTAGTGCATTGTCCTTCTCAGAGGCTGCTTGACAGAATTGTAAGAAGATATGCAGAAACCAAGGATTCTGGAAGCTTTcttcttaaaaatttaaaagacacTGAACGCATGCAGCTCTTAATGACTCTTGCTTTTAATCCGGAACCCCTAGTGCTTCAGGTAGGTGGCTTCTAATTTTAGATCTTTtgatgaaaacagcagtgttgtGTCTGTCTCTATTTAAATTATGCATTTCAAATTTGAGAtgtacatgtttttgttttaagcatTATCCTAAACTGTTTTTGCACATTCCTGTAACATACCCTCCAAGAGAGTGGAAAAATAGAAATTTAGTATGCCAGATAATCTTTTATCATTCACTCTGTTTTCtgaatgtgtctttttttttttttgtttggtgattTCACCAACCCATACAATCCACCAATATTCCAAGCCATGgttaacaaatacagtaaatatctaTAATTAGCCTTGAAATTTTATGAACTAATGTCAAAAGCTCTGctctaaacatttttattaattgactTTCAGCAGCTTTGTACTCCAGAAAGGGGGTTTCTGCTGTTCATATCCTATATAAAGTGTGCATAATTAGCTTCTTCCAGCTAAGAGAACTGGAGCCAAATATTAAATGGAGAATGTGAcaagatgttttcacattttgtatgcTGCTGCATGCTGTGGTCGAGAAATCTTATGATAATATCAGAAATCTAATGATGACATGGCCACAGAAAATGTGGTGAGGCCATCATAacaaaataaagtatctatctatctaatctatccttatctattacattaaatatttctttatttaataaaattaatgtcaACATGACTTTTAATTATCTACCAAATGTTTTTATAGGATAGtgacttaaa encodes the following:
- the dipk2ab gene encoding divergent protein kinase domain 2Ab, whose amino-acid sequence is MLCETMLRFISLKFGRLYRCLKFLFVVSLFVILVMNTHNLFASFQKNELTDRRFVNLNKCPACFGTSWCRKFMNGQISFETWGRLRFLDFFNVKNVYFAQYGEPREGTRRIVLKRLGSNQELMDIDQKICKRATGRPRCDLIQAMYKTEFARLNGDVRLLTPEVVEGWSDLVHCPSQRLLDRIVRRYAETKDSGSFLLKNLKDTERMQLLMTLAFNPEPLVLQSFPSDEGWPFAKYLGACGRMVAVNYVGEELWTFFNAPWEKRVDLAMQLMEIAEQLTNNDFEFALYLLDVSFDNFAVGSRDGKVIVVDAENVLVADKRLIKQNKPENWDVWYESKFEECDKEACLSFSKDILCSRVTVDHNYYAICQNLLSRHATWRGTTGGLLHDPPVEIAKEGLLEALLDECTNPKKRSGRFQAAKELREYLTQLSNNVR